The following coding sequences lie in one Zingiber officinale cultivar Zhangliang chromosome 2B, Zo_v1.1, whole genome shotgun sequence genomic window:
- the LOC122045168 gene encoding uncharacterized protein LOC122045168, with the protein MGLEPEELQAMSVMDVVREAVAIGHGARQTFALITLALVLPLSIAVLAHSLFTHPILLQVQENDAPASQWLLLLLYQFAYLLFLFTFSLLCTAAVVFTVASIYAAKPVSFASSLAAVRPIFSRLFRTFLWVALLMLLYNLAYAIAILLHGPLFLLLSAAVALAFLAVHVYISALWHLASVVSVLEPLCGLAAMAKSRDLLRGRGRMAATLVAGYLGACAVIGASFRALVVKGTHEEGSLGVTSVPARVLIGYALVTLQVVVNFIGLLVQSVFYYVCKSHHHQQIDKRALYDHLGGYLGEYVPLRSSIQMENL; encoded by the coding sequence ATGGGTCTGGAGCCGGAGGAGCTGCAAGCGATGTCGGTGATGGACGTGGTGCGGGAGGCGGTGGCGATCGGGCACGGCGCGAGGCAGACCTTCGCGCTCATCACCCTCGCCCTGGTCCTCCCCCTTTCCATCGCCGTCCTCGCTCACAGCCTCTTCACCCACCCCATCCTCCTCCAGGTCCAGGAAAACGACGCCCCCGCCTCCCAgtggctcctcctcctcctctaccAGTTCgcctacctcctcttcctcttcaccTTCTCCCTCCTCTGCACCGCTGCGGTAGTCTTCACCGTCGCCTCCATCTACGCCGCCAAGCCCGTTTCCTTCGCCTCCTCCCTCGCCGCCGTCCGCCCCATCTTTTCCCGCCTCTTCCGCACCTTCCTCTGGGTCGCCCTCCTTATGCTCCTTTACAACCTAGCCTACGCCATCGCGATCCTCCTCCACGGCccgctcttcctcctcctctccgccGCCGTCGCCCTCGCCTTCCTCGCCGTCCACGTCTACATCTCCGCCCTCTGGCACCTCGCCAGCGTCGTCTCTGTCCTCGAGCCCCTCTGCGGCCTCGCCGCCATGGCTAAAAGCCGCGACCTCCTGCGCGGCCGCGGACGCATGGCTGCTACCCTCGTGGCGGGCTACCTCGGTGCTTGCGCCGTCATAGGCGCGTCCTTCCGAGCTTTAGTCGTCAAGGGAACCCACGAGGAGGGCAGCCTCGGCGTGACTAGCGTCCCTGCCAGAGTCCTGATCGGCTACGCTCTCGTGACGTTGCAAGTCGTGGTCAACTTCATCGGCCTGCTCGTGCAGAGCGTCTTCTACTACGTCTGCAAGAGCCACCACCACCAGCAAATCGACAAGAGGGCGCTGTACGACCACCTAGGCGGTTATCTCGGCGAGTACGTTCCTCTCAGAAGCTCCATTCAGATGGAAAACTTATGA